One genomic region from Alteromonas pelagimontana encodes:
- the rppH gene encoding RNA pyrophosphohydrolase → MIDADGFRANVGIVICNKMGQIFWARRYGQHSWQFPQGGIDEGETAEQAMYRELHEEVGLSPKDVTLLSVTRNWMRYKLPKRLIRQGSNPVCIGQKQKWFLLQLDCQEKDVDVLKTGHPEFDDWRWVSYWYPVRNVVSFKRDVYRKVMKEFSGVVMPAVSKNTQSPPHKRHRKRRKG, encoded by the coding sequence GTGATAGATGCCGATGGATTCCGTGCGAATGTGGGCATAGTGATTTGCAACAAAATGGGTCAGATATTTTGGGCAAGGCGTTATGGCCAACATTCATGGCAGTTTCCACAAGGCGGAATTGATGAGGGGGAAACTGCAGAACAAGCTATGTACCGGGAGCTGCACGAAGAGGTAGGGTTAAGTCCTAAAGACGTGACATTGTTAAGCGTCACCCGTAACTGGATGCGCTACAAACTGCCTAAACGGCTGATTCGTCAAGGCAGTAATCCGGTATGTATAGGACAAAAACAGAAATGGTTTTTGTTGCAACTTGATTGCCAGGAAAAAGATGTAGATGTACTGAAAACTGGTCATCCCGAATTTGACGACTGGCGCTGGGTGAGTTATTGGTATCCTGTGCGTAATGTGGTGTCTTTTAAGCGTGATGTATATCGCAAAGTGATGAAAGAATTTAGTGGAGTTGTGATGCCTGCTGTGTCAAAAAATACACAAAGCCCGCCTCATAAACGCCACCGTAAACGTCGTAAGGGTTAA
- the mutH gene encoding DNA mismatch repair endonuclease MutH, which produces MKVPASPPINTDDLLARSHAIAGLSLGELAKMANINIPANLQRHKGWPGQLLELWLGASAGSKPQQDFPELAIELKTVPIDACGKPLETTYVCYAPLLMSPGITWETSSVRNKLQQVLWVPLEGDRRIPLAERRVATAVLWQPSAQEDAQLREDWEELTEMVLLGKVENITAKHGDMLQMRPKAANGSVLTDALGPEGQRIRTRPRGFYLRKAFTHNILLNAFD; this is translated from the coding sequence GTGAAAGTACCTGCTTCACCGCCTATAAATACTGATGATTTACTCGCTAGAAGCCACGCCATAGCAGGGCTTTCACTAGGTGAGCTGGCCAAAATGGCGAACATAAATATTCCGGCTAATTTACAGCGGCACAAGGGCTGGCCGGGGCAGTTACTTGAACTTTGGCTGGGTGCAAGTGCAGGTTCTAAACCGCAGCAGGACTTTCCTGAACTGGCAATTGAGCTAAAAACTGTACCCATAGACGCTTGCGGAAAGCCGCTTGAAACCACATACGTTTGCTACGCACCCTTGTTAATGTCTCCGGGGATCACCTGGGAAACATCTAGCGTTCGCAACAAGCTACAGCAGGTATTATGGGTTCCTTTAGAAGGAGACCGGCGTATTCCGCTGGCAGAGCGTCGTGTTGCCACAGCAGTATTATGGCAACCCTCTGCTCAGGAGGATGCGCAACTGCGGGAAGATTGGGAAGAACTGACAGAAATGGTACTGCTGGGAAAGGTGGAAAATATCACGGCAAAACATGGCGACATGCTGCAGATGCGGCCGAAAGCAGCCAATGGCAGTGTACTTACAGATGCTCTGGGGCCGGAAGGGCAACGTATTCGTACGCGCCCTCGCGGCTTTTATTTACGTAAAGCCTTCACCCATAATATTCTGCTAAATGCTTTTGATTAA
- a CDS encoding CYTH domain-containing protein: MAEIEIKFVTRHNALALFLDTVVPVLSDMGMDVSKAHEKQLQNDYYDTSNHDFQHQKMGFRVRGNNGRFEQTLKTHGRVSGGLHERAEYNIPLKDAQPDLRLFDKDVWPPEWDADVINTKLARQFSTHFTRTAFEVGCHGSVIELVFDEGEVKTGKARAPIQEIELELLEGQVSELFLLATVLNEKLELRLSDVSKAAQGYQLLHGVNPQVKPLPAFLQLHEEETTENAFAKSAQCALAHWQHHEHLYLETGSVKLLSEVADSLRLLLQSVSLYLPVLQCPEMLELHKQVMKFMQVWLWQEDLQSLRYLLSKKSLFNKCLSKYPSLLSYLQGRKAGLIHAHAPDALFYDKASTQIKIMVSEILYSRPWREHAKGYDMPVTEHAKGWLSQDWQAVQQSLPRAQAMGPANYIAIENMLRQTMWNGFLLADLFPAERDQFRAPWLDILTGIEELKALLVLKQTLRESELESQEELMQWVEDKTNNLLNVMERTRQVGMQSDVYW, translated from the coding sequence ATGGCAGAAATAGAAATAAAGTTTGTCACTCGTCACAATGCGCTGGCGCTTTTCCTCGACACTGTGGTACCTGTACTTAGCGACATGGGCATGGATGTTTCCAAAGCTCACGAAAAACAGCTACAGAACGATTACTACGATACCTCCAATCATGATTTTCAGCACCAAAAAATGGGATTCCGGGTTCGAGGCAATAACGGACGCTTCGAGCAAACGCTGAAAACCCACGGAAGAGTCAGTGGTGGACTGCATGAGCGGGCAGAATACAACATTCCGCTTAAAGATGCTCAACCTGATTTGCGACTTTTTGATAAAGACGTCTGGCCGCCAGAATGGGACGCAGATGTAATAAATACAAAATTAGCGCGCCAGTTTTCTACCCATTTTACCCGCACCGCGTTTGAGGTAGGTTGTCATGGTTCTGTAATTGAACTGGTGTTTGACGAGGGCGAAGTTAAAACCGGCAAGGCTCGAGCACCGATTCAAGAAATTGAACTTGAATTACTGGAAGGGCAGGTTAGTGAGCTCTTTCTGCTGGCAACGGTACTTAACGAGAAGCTGGAGCTTCGTTTAAGCGATGTTTCAAAAGCCGCGCAAGGATATCAGTTATTACATGGTGTGAACCCGCAGGTGAAGCCGCTGCCTGCCTTTTTACAGTTACATGAAGAGGAAACAACAGAAAACGCATTTGCGAAATCTGCGCAATGCGCGCTTGCGCACTGGCAACATCATGAGCATTTGTATCTTGAAACTGGCTCTGTAAAATTGTTGTCTGAAGTAGCAGATAGTCTTCGTCTGTTGCTGCAAAGCGTGTCGTTATACCTACCTGTTTTACAGTGTCCGGAAATGCTTGAACTGCATAAGCAGGTGATGAAATTCATGCAAGTGTGGTTATGGCAGGAAGACTTGCAAAGTTTAAGGTATCTGTTATCCAAGAAAAGCTTGTTCAATAAATGCTTAAGTAAATATCCGTCGTTGCTTAGTTACCTGCAGGGAAGAAAAGCCGGATTAATTCACGCCCACGCTCCAGATGCTCTTTTTTATGATAAAGCGTCTACGCAAATAAAAATTATGGTATCTGAGATACTGTATTCCCGGCCCTGGCGTGAGCACGCGAAAGGTTATGACATGCCAGTTACTGAGCATGCAAAAGGATGGCTGTCGCAAGATTGGCAAGCGGTGCAACAAAGTCTGCCTCGCGCCCAGGCGATGGGACCTGCAAATTACATTGCCATTGAAAATATGTTGCGCCAGACAATGTGGAACGGCTTTTTATTGGCGGATTTGTTTCCGGCGGAGCGTGATCAATTTCGGGCGCCATGGCTGGATATTCTCACGGGAATCGAAGAGCTAAAAGCGCTGTTAGTCCTTAAGCAAACCCTTCGGGAGTCAGAACTGGAGAGCCAGGAAGAGCTAATGCAGTGGGTGGAGGACAAAACCAACAACCTGCTAAATGTAATGGAACGAACCCGACAGGTGGGTATGCAAAGCGATGTTTACTGGTAA
- a CDS encoding TIGR04211 family SH3 domain-containing protein, with translation MLRKWFSIALIAFSSQVFGLQDSVELQASSSHYIRDDLFVFLHAGPGRNYRILGSVEAGTPITIIQHNRETEFSEIREKVEGRTGWVETKFVSNQISRAEQLPIISQQLADSQASLQGLQSENSKIKQQLNDARQQLAKLTTQTENQTKEVNTLTAQLEAESKDEMIKWFTWGGIVAGGGVLLGVILTFLPKKRRREDTWM, from the coding sequence ATGCTTCGTAAGTGGTTCTCGATCGCCCTGATCGCGTTTTCTTCACAGGTTTTTGGCTTGCAGGATTCTGTCGAACTTCAAGCCTCTTCATCTCATTATATTAGAGATGATCTGTTTGTTTTCCTGCATGCGGGCCCCGGTAGAAACTATCGGATCCTGGGGTCGGTCGAAGCCGGCACCCCCATCACCATTATACAGCACAACCGCGAAACAGAATTTAGCGAGATAAGAGAAAAAGTTGAAGGACGCACCGGGTGGGTGGAAACCAAATTTGTCAGCAACCAGATTTCCCGTGCTGAGCAATTACCCATTATTAGCCAACAACTTGCAGACAGCCAGGCCAGCTTGCAGGGTTTACAGTCGGAAAACAGTAAAATCAAACAACAGCTAAACGACGCGCGTCAGCAGTTGGCGAAGCTTACTACGCAAACGGAGAACCAGACAAAGGAAGTCAACACGTTGACGGCGCAGTTGGAAGCAGAAAGTAAAGACGAAATGATAAAATGGTTTACGTGGGGCGGTATTGTCGCTGGCGGAGGCGTTCTGTTAGGTGTTATTTTAACCTTCCTACCGAAGAAGAGACGCCGCGAAGATACGTGGATGTAA
- the putA gene encoding bifunctional proline dehydrogenase/L-glutamate gamma-semialdehyde dehydrogenase PutA: MLTHDNLNTLTSIRQRIRDHYRINESLAIDQILPVAEVNPRARSRAWERARKMVLQIRREQEGHGGVDALLNEYSLSTAEGVVLMCLAEALLRVPDQRTQDELIRDKLSQGKWTPHLGNSDSLFVNASAWGLLLTGNMVNYADKRKSEQFGLLKKTLGRMGEPVIRRAMNIAMRVMGRQFVMGETIEDAVERAKEKEKKGYVYSYDMLGEAARTMEDAEGFYDAYVSAIKEIGKAANGRGPKRSPGISVKLSAIHPRFEFLHHKRVMEEIPPRLKALCVMAKEYDIGLTIDAEEADRLDVSLDVIENVFRDPDLEGWSGFGIAVQAYQKRAIHVIEWIRKLTLETGRTMMVRLVKGAYWDTEIKLTQQAGVEEFPVFTRKSSTDVSYHACANKLLDYRDTIYPQFATHNAYTASVIIELAGDDKDGFEFQCLHGMGDTLYDQVVTEDKIQCRVYAPVGEHEDLLAYLVRRLLENGANSSFVNAIVDDNKPVESLLEDPVEKTQRLKHRYNVQIKKPRELYAPERHNSRGLDLTDVNAVNALLHELVRWKQHYKVDQSQIPEGATPVVSPTDRNDFVGYHIYNTKEDMLKALDIAHDGFGAWSKRSVQERAEILVRSADALERHMAELISICIREAGKVTQDSIDEVREAVDFLRYYAARAQELDEDHRLLPRGVVLCISPWNFPLAIFIGQLSAALVTGNTVIAKPAEQTSIIAKRAIEIMHSVGLPEEALQLIIGPGKEVGSTLLPDDRIKAVMFTGSTQTGTLISQTLAGRGGEQVPLIAETGGQNCMIVDSTALPEQVVDDVVHSGFQSAGQRCSALRVLFAQEDIADKLTHMLIGAMKELEVGDPAHLHTDIGPVIDDKALKSLTDHEKFMEGKGKLLYRTKMPESTEKGTFFPATLYEIDSIDVLEREIFGPVVHIVRFKGKDIDKVVEQINSTGYGLTMGIHSRIEDRAYELAAKSRAGNVYINRNMIGAIVGVQPFGGRGLSGTGPKAGGPNYLRRLMAERATPKPSQVEDIEHLDSALIGSAKEEKAASRLMSTALDVEAKWRHTALNDRLSMVRQLLAKIAKVEIVEELADDLNRTLATSRQQLTSIERKLGKPVQLPGPTGESNKLYLEPRGILVCFADKSVQFEYWTLSIVTALATGNVVVSVVSEEFFEEALEFQKKFESTGAPKGVFQVARLQHLDSLLMDKNLAGVVVDSSTERTAQIAAMLSSREGGSILPVITAEYNDNLIQRLMTEKTISIDTTASGGNTSLMTLVEEDE, encoded by the coding sequence ATGCTCACTCACGACAACCTCAACACCTTGACGTCAATTCGGCAACGTATCCGCGACCATTATCGAATTAATGAGTCGCTTGCCATTGATCAAATTTTACCTGTAGCAGAAGTTAACCCCCGTGCCCGCAGTCGAGCCTGGGAGCGTGCCCGCAAGATGGTACTGCAAATTCGTCGCGAGCAGGAAGGCCACGGCGGTGTTGATGCACTGCTAAACGAATATTCGCTTTCTACTGCCGAAGGGGTAGTGCTGATGTGTTTGGCGGAGGCCCTGTTACGGGTTCCCGACCAACGCACCCAGGATGAACTCATTCGCGACAAGTTATCCCAGGGAAAGTGGACACCTCATTTAGGCAACTCTGATTCCTTGTTCGTTAATGCATCTGCCTGGGGCTTGCTGCTCACCGGCAACATGGTGAATTACGCTGACAAGCGTAAAAGCGAACAGTTCGGTTTATTGAAGAAAACGCTTGGGCGGATGGGGGAACCCGTCATACGGCGGGCGATGAATATTGCCATGCGGGTCATGGGTCGCCAGTTTGTTATGGGCGAAACGATAGAAGACGCTGTTGAGCGGGCCAAGGAAAAAGAAAAAAAAGGCTATGTTTATTCTTACGACATGCTGGGCGAAGCTGCCCGCACCATGGAAGATGCAGAAGGCTTTTATGATGCCTACGTGAGCGCCATTAAAGAAATTGGTAAAGCCGCCAATGGCCGCGGGCCAAAACGCTCTCCCGGAATCTCTGTCAAGCTTTCGGCTATTCATCCCAGATTCGAGTTTTTACATCATAAGCGCGTGATGGAAGAAATTCCGCCGCGACTTAAAGCTTTGTGTGTTATGGCTAAAGAATATGACATAGGCCTTACCATTGATGCGGAAGAAGCCGACCGGCTGGATGTTTCTTTAGATGTCATTGAAAATGTATTTCGCGATCCGGATCTGGAAGGGTGGAGCGGTTTTGGTATTGCGGTGCAGGCTTACCAGAAACGCGCTATTCATGTTATCGAATGGATCCGTAAGCTGACGCTTGAAACAGGCCGTACCATGATGGTTCGGCTGGTTAAAGGCGCTTACTGGGATACCGAGATTAAGTTAACTCAGCAAGCTGGCGTTGAAGAGTTTCCGGTATTTACCCGTAAGTCTTCTACTGACGTTTCTTATCACGCCTGCGCCAATAAGTTGCTGGATTACCGCGACACGATTTACCCGCAATTTGCCACTCACAATGCTTATACTGCCTCGGTAATTATCGAGTTGGCAGGTGATGATAAAGACGGTTTCGAGTTTCAGTGTCTGCATGGCATGGGGGATACCCTTTATGATCAGGTGGTAACCGAAGATAAAATTCAGTGCCGTGTTTACGCCCCTGTGGGTGAGCATGAAGACTTGTTGGCTTATCTTGTGCGCCGTTTATTGGAAAACGGGGCCAACTCTTCATTTGTAAATGCCATTGTCGATGACAATAAACCGGTGGAATCGCTACTTGAAGATCCGGTAGAAAAAACTCAGCGCCTTAAACACCGTTACAACGTGCAGATCAAAAAACCACGGGAACTCTACGCTCCCGAGCGACATAATTCCCGCGGGCTGGACTTAACCGACGTCAACGCCGTAAATGCCTTGTTGCACGAGCTAGTCCGTTGGAAGCAGCACTACAAAGTTGATCAAAGCCAGATACCAGAAGGCGCAACGCCGGTCGTTAGCCCTACTGATCGAAACGATTTTGTCGGCTATCACATTTACAACACTAAAGAAGACATGCTTAAAGCTCTGGACATCGCGCATGATGGATTTGGAGCCTGGTCAAAACGTTCGGTACAGGAACGGGCAGAAATTCTTGTTCGCAGCGCCGATGCTCTTGAACGGCATATGGCTGAACTTATCTCTATCTGTATTCGTGAAGCCGGTAAGGTGACGCAGGACAGTATTGATGAAGTTCGGGAAGCCGTCGATTTCCTTCGTTATTATGCTGCTCGGGCGCAAGAACTTGATGAAGATCATCGCTTGCTACCTCGGGGCGTGGTGCTATGTATTAGCCCGTGGAACTTCCCGTTAGCAATTTTTATCGGTCAACTTTCCGCAGCTCTGGTTACAGGTAACACCGTTATCGCCAAACCCGCTGAGCAAACCAGCATTATTGCGAAGCGCGCCATTGAAATTATGCATTCAGTAGGCTTGCCTGAAGAAGCGTTGCAGTTAATTATCGGCCCAGGGAAAGAGGTTGGCAGCACGTTACTTCCGGATGATCGGATTAAAGCGGTAATGTTTACCGGCTCTACACAAACCGGCACTCTGATATCTCAGACTTTGGCTGGCAGAGGCGGCGAGCAGGTACCGTTAATCGCCGAGACTGGCGGACAGAACTGTATGATTGTTGATTCTACTGCTCTGCCAGAACAGGTTGTTGATGATGTCGTACATTCCGGTTTTCAGAGCGCAGGACAGCGCTGCTCAGCTTTGCGCGTGTTGTTTGCACAGGAAGATATTGCTGACAAACTAACGCACATGTTGATTGGCGCCATGAAAGAGCTTGAAGTGGGCGATCCCGCGCACTTACACACTGATATCGGCCCGGTAATAGACGACAAAGCGCTAAAGAGCCTGACGGACCATGAGAAATTTATGGAAGGCAAAGGTAAATTGCTTTATCGCACCAAAATGCCGGAATCTACTGAAAAAGGCACTTTCTTCCCCGCCACGCTTTATGAAATTGACAGCATTGATGTGCTGGAGCGCGAAATCTTCGGGCCGGTAGTTCATATCGTGCGGTTTAAAGGAAAAGACATTGATAAGGTGGTAGAACAAATCAATAGTACCGGCTACGGTCTTACGATGGGAATTCATTCGCGTATTGAAGACAGAGCCTACGAACTGGCTGCGAAAAGTCGCGCAGGAAATGTGTATATCAATCGCAATATGATTGGCGCAATTGTTGGCGTGCAGCCGTTCGGCGGTCGCGGTTTGTCCGGCACAGGCCCTAAAGCAGGTGGGCCGAACTACCTTCGTCGCCTCATGGCAGAACGCGCCACACCTAAACCTTCGCAGGTCGAAGATATAGAGCACCTGGACAGCGCTCTTATTGGCTCTGCAAAAGAAGAAAAGGCCGCATCCCGGTTAATGTCTACCGCACTGGATGTTGAAGCAAAGTGGCGTCACACTGCGCTGAACGACAGATTATCGATGGTGCGTCAGTTACTGGCAAAAATTGCGAAAGTCGAAATTGTTGAAGAGTTAGCTGATGATTTAAACCGCACGCTGGCGACGTCACGTCAACAGTTAACCAGTATCGAACGCAAGCTGGGTAAACCTGTTCAGCTTCCAGGACCCACTGGCGAGTCAAACAAACTTTACCTCGAACCACGGGGAATTTTGGTCTGTTTTGCGGATAAAAGTGTGCAATTTGAATACTGGACGCTTTCTATTGTGACCGCACTGGCAACAGGTAACGTTGTGGTATCAGTAGTCTCAGAAGAGTTCTTCGAAGAAGCGCTGGAGTTTCAGAAGAAATTTGAATCTACTGGGGCGCCAAAAGGGGTGTTTCAGGTAGCGCGGTTGCAACACCTGGACTCGTTATTAATGGATAAAAATCTGGCGGGGGTAGTGGTGGATTCCAGCACTGAACGTACCGCGCAAATCGCTGCGATGTTGTCATCCCGTGAAGGTGGGTCTATTTTGCCGGTAATTACCGCAGAATATAATGACAACCTAATCCAACGATTAATGACCGAGAAGACCATTAGCATCGATACCACTGCATCGGGCGGAAACACATCATTAATGACGCTTGTCGAAGAAGACGAATAA
- a CDS encoding TIGR03545 family protein: MSKSKGFRKRYIALLFLVLIIVAYLLFANPIIKGILESKLSEAYGAQVDIGEFDHSLFPVGVQLYDIGMTDAAQPDRNQVVIGTAKADVELLPLLSERIVITQLDMLDVKFDQARQTPGEVYRQPTHALSFEEIKNKAKEAIPTVDELLARSPLQTTAAVQQAQKVYSVYAEGLQNDYQTLPDQTRLNYYKDQIKQLQSINYKDPQVLLGAKETLDNLKVEMRQDREKITTFTAKAKDAKQALSESVAMLKQAPKEDYALLKGVVAGDQAALQQVTQFVFGEKAAEYTEYLMSAIQIVLPLIQGDDRAPQEAGGEMPSILVRLANVSVSWKDERINSVWKNITNTHPLVGEPTTFTISAAGQLLKQFESFGQFWIDDNGVDASQSWNLAGVDLTDIPFAKDEKLSAALQHALLNTSGSLSVTNDRLSGTGEINLTDLAMQATGTNNVTTAIANALASLTSLAMTMTLDGTVNNPGFRIKSDLDNKLAQSALMQLSASQQDKLNELTTKLNAMVANQQDAASSQLVDINKILNLAQSDSAALDELLKTQLSGVVNNQKEKLLEKLKKKINQS, from the coding sequence ATGAGCAAAAGTAAAGGGTTTCGTAAGCGTTATATAGCGCTGTTGTTTCTCGTTCTGATTATTGTGGCATACCTGCTTTTTGCCAATCCCATTATTAAAGGCATTCTTGAATCCAAACTTTCAGAAGCTTACGGTGCACAGGTAGATATCGGTGAGTTTGACCACAGTCTGTTTCCTGTTGGCGTACAACTGTATGATATCGGTATGACCGATGCAGCGCAGCCTGACCGCAATCAAGTCGTGATAGGCACCGCCAAAGCCGACGTTGAATTACTGCCCCTGCTATCTGAACGCATCGTGATAACTCAATTGGATATGCTGGATGTAAAGTTTGACCAGGCTCGCCAGACGCCAGGAGAAGTTTATCGTCAGCCAACTCATGCTCTTTCTTTTGAAGAAATTAAAAATAAGGCAAAAGAAGCCATTCCCACTGTAGACGAGCTGCTGGCGCGTTCGCCGCTACAGACAACAGCCGCCGTCCAGCAGGCTCAGAAAGTGTATTCTGTCTACGCTGAAGGGTTACAGAACGATTATCAGACACTGCCTGATCAAACCCGCCTGAACTATTACAAAGACCAGATTAAACAACTTCAGAGCATTAATTATAAAGATCCTCAGGTTCTGCTCGGCGCCAAAGAGACGCTGGACAATCTGAAAGTCGAAATGAGGCAAGACAGGGAAAAAATTACTACATTCACCGCAAAAGCCAAAGATGCTAAGCAAGCGCTTAGTGAAAGTGTGGCCATGCTAAAGCAGGCGCCAAAAGAAGATTATGCTCTGTTGAAAGGCGTTGTTGCTGGCGATCAGGCTGCGCTGCAACAAGTTACTCAGTTTGTTTTTGGGGAGAAAGCCGCCGAGTATACCGAATATTTGATGTCGGCAATTCAGATTGTGCTGCCGCTGATTCAGGGCGATGACCGCGCTCCACAGGAGGCCGGAGGGGAAATGCCTTCTATTCTTGTAAGGTTGGCGAATGTGTCGGTCAGCTGGAAGGACGAACGCATTAACAGTGTCTGGAAAAATATTACCAATACGCATCCTTTAGTTGGCGAGCCCACCACTTTCACTATTTCTGCTGCCGGCCAGTTATTAAAGCAATTTGAATCCTTCGGCCAATTCTGGATAGACGACAACGGTGTAGATGCCAGCCAAAGCTGGAATTTAGCGGGCGTAGATTTAACCGATATTCCTTTTGCCAAAGATGAAAAGCTTTCCGCCGCATTGCAACATGCTCTTCTTAACACATCGGGTTCGCTTTCGGTTACGAATGATAGGCTATCAGGAACCGGGGAAATAAACCTTACCGATTTGGCAATGCAGGCAACTGGAACAAATAACGTTACCACCGCCATCGCCAACGCGTTGGCGTCGTTAACCAGCTTAGCGATGACGATGACGCTTGATGGCACTGTCAATAATCCCGGTTTCCGTATTAAATCAGATTTAGACAACAAACTGGCGCAGTCTGCATTAATGCAACTAAGCGCATCGCAACAAGATAAGCTGAACGAGTTAACCACCAAACTCAATGCCATGGTAGCTAACCAGCAAGATGCGGCATCGTCTCAATTGGTAGATATAAACAAGATACTGAACCTTGCCCAAAGCGATAGTGCCGCACTTGACGAATTATTAAAAACGCAACTCTCCGGAGTAGTAAATAATCAAAAAGAAAAACTGTTGGAAAAGCTGAAAAAGAAAATTAATCAGAGTTAG
- the ftsB gene encoding cell division protein FtsB, producing the protein MWRDKWVPIVLLILLGLLQYRLWLGKNSILDYVALKKEVHTQSLHNANLNQRNVLLKADINDLKIGLEAIEERARNELGLIKEGETFYRILPAEND; encoded by the coding sequence GTGTGGCGAGATAAATGGGTTCCAATCGTACTGCTGATATTGCTGGGTTTACTGCAATATCGGCTGTGGTTGGGTAAAAACAGCATCCTTGATTATGTCGCTTTAAAAAAAGAAGTGCACACTCAGTCTCTTCATAATGCCAACCTTAACCAGCGCAACGTGTTGCTGAAAGCCGATATCAACGATTTAAAAATAGGCCTTGAAGCCATTGAAGAACGCGCCCGCAACGAGTTGGGTTTGATTAAAGAAGGAGAAACCTTCTACCGGATCCTTCCAGCCGAAAACGATTGA
- the ispD gene encoding 2-C-methyl-D-erythritol 4-phosphate cytidylyltransferase produces the protein MKNQQTVVAVVPAAGVGSRMQADRPKQYLLLNGKTILEHTLNALISHPAVSRVVVAISADDPYFFSLPVANAPWLTVVTGGSERADSVHAAVITLCEHEWALVHDAARPCLDHHDIDNLLMVIEDSKVAGGILATPVRDTMKRAQVSGGDPVVRHTESRENLWHALTPQLFRAGELRQALAEGFSQDLAITDEASAMEAAGYRVALIDANPANIKITRPADMPLAAFYLQQISLQNQ, from the coding sequence ATGAAGAACCAGCAGACTGTTGTCGCAGTAGTTCCCGCCGCAGGCGTAGGAAGCCGTATGCAGGCTGACCGCCCAAAGCAATATTTACTGCTGAATGGCAAAACCATCCTCGAACATACGCTCAATGCGTTGATTTCTCATCCTGCGGTGTCCCGTGTGGTGGTGGCTATCAGCGCCGACGACCCCTACTTTTTTAGCCTTCCGGTTGCAAATGCACCCTGGTTAACCGTGGTTACCGGCGGAAGTGAGCGTGCTGACTCGGTACATGCTGCTGTAATCACGTTATGCGAGCATGAGTGGGCGCTTGTGCACGATGCGGCCAGGCCGTGTCTTGACCACCATGATATCGATAACCTGCTTATGGTTATCGAAGATAGTAAAGTTGCTGGCGGCATACTTGCCACACCGGTGCGCGACACCATGAAGCGGGCGCAGGTGTCAGGAGGAGATCCAGTAGTAAGGCATACAGAGTCTCGTGAGAATCTGTGGCATGCTCTGACGCCACAACTCTTTCGCGCTGGCGAGCTACGGCAGGCGCTGGCAGAGGGGTTTAGCCAAGATCTGGCAATTACAGATGAAGCTTCAGCTATGGAAGCTGCCGGTTACCGCGTGGCTTTAATTGACGCCAATCCTGCAAACATTAAAATCACTCGTCCGGCAGATATGCCATTGGCTGCTTTTTACCTGCAGCAGATTTCACTACAGAATCAATAA
- the ispF gene encoding 2-C-methyl-D-erythritol 2,4-cyclodiphosphate synthase, with the protein MRIGHGYDVHKFGGDGPIIVGGVSIDYEQGLLAHSDGDVLIHALCDALLGAAAMGDIGKHFPDTDSAFKNADSRVLLRHVVSLLKDRGYILSNADMTIVAQAPKMAPHIDAMRERLAADCDTAIANINVKATTTEKLGFVGRKEGIAAHAVVLIEHVA; encoded by the coding sequence ATGCGAATTGGCCACGGCTATGATGTTCACAAATTTGGCGGCGACGGCCCCATTATCGTCGGTGGCGTCAGTATTGATTATGAACAGGGGCTTCTTGCTCATTCTGATGGCGATGTGTTAATTCACGCACTTTGTGATGCCTTACTAGGTGCGGCCGCAATGGGCGATATCGGCAAACATTTTCCCGACACCGACAGCGCCTTCAAAAATGCAGATAGCCGTGTGCTACTGCGTCATGTGGTCAGTTTACTAAAAGACCGCGGTTACATCTTAAGCAATGCCGATATGACCATAGTAGCCCAAGCGCCTAAAATGGCGCCCCACATTGATGCCATGCGTGAACGACTTGCCGCAGATTGTGATACTGCTATCGCTAATATTAATGTAAAAGCTACGACGACGGAAAAGCTCGGTTTTGTTGGGCGTAAAGAAGGTATTGCTGCTCACGCTGTTGTACTGATTGAGCATGTAGCGTGA